In Leptotrichia buccalis C-1013-b, the genomic window TTTTCAAAATTACGAATTGTAATTGATACAGCAAATGGTGCAGCTTATAGAGTTGCTTCAAAAGTATTTCAGTCTTTAGGAGCAGATGTTATTGTAATTAATAATATTCCAAATGGGAAAAATATTAACGTAAATTGCGGATCTACACATCCAGAACTTCTTCAGGAAGTTGTCAAAGTTTATAAAGCTGATTTAGGACTTGCCTATGATGGTGATGCTGACAGATTAATTGCTGTTGATAATACAGGTGCAATTATAAATGGAGATTTGATTATTGCGATTATTGCAGAATATATGAAAAAAAGAGGTCTTTTAAACGATAATAAAGTCGTTACTACTGTTCTTAGCAATATGGGATTTGAGAAGTATCTGGATGAAAAAGGAATTGGATTAATTCGTGCAAATGTTGGAGATAGATACGTTCTTGAGAAAATGAAAGAATACGGTTTAAACATTGGTGGAGAACAGTCTGGACATATTTTAATGCTTGACTACAATACGACTGGAGATGGAGTTTTATCGTCAATTCAGTTAGTGGCGGCAGTTTTAGAAAGTGGAAAGACATTACGTGAACTTGTAAAAGGAATTGAACTTTGGCCTCAAGATTCTAAAAATATCTTTGTTGCAAAAGAGAAAAAAGCAACTTGGGAAACAAATAAAGACTTAATTGACTTTATTAAGGCAAAAGAAAAAGAAATTGCTGGAAAAGGTAGAATTTTAGTAAGAGCTTCGGGAACAGAATCACTTATAAGAGTAATGGTTGAGGCTGAAAGTCAGGAAATTGTAGATAAATATGTGGCAGAATTAAGTAAGAAAGTAGAAGAAACACTTTGTTAATTTAAAAAAAGAAAATCATAGTTAAATAGGCTATGATTTTTTCTTTAAATTAATTTTTTTTCCTTAAATTTACTTCATTTACAAATTTTTCAAACAGCTTTTGTGCAGTTTCGTCATTAATTGCCATCATTTCTGGATGCCATTGAACTCCAACGATAAAAATTTCATCAGAAATATTTTCAATTGCTTCGATTACCCCATCTGCACTTTTCGCCGTTACAACAAATCCTTGTGCCAGCTTATTTATTGTCTGATGATGATAACTGTTTATAAATCCAATTCCTTCAGGATAGATATCGCTTAAAAAACAGTTGCTTGCTACAGTAATGGAGTGAGTTGGAGTGTGGGCTCTGGCTTTCTGGAAATGCTTTATTGTAACGTTTTCATTGTAGGAAAGGTCCTGATGAAGCGAACCGCCACATTCAACATTAGCTATTTGCATTCCACGACAAATTCCAAAAATTGGTTTTTTATAAGTTATTGCATAACGGATGAGAAGTGAGTCGAATTTATCACGTTCAGGAAATATTTCGCCAAGTTTCTCTTTTGGCTCTTCCCCATAAAGAAGCGGAAAAACATCATTTCCTCCAGTCAAAATTATTCCATCCACATTTTTTACAAATTCCTCAATAATATCTTCATGCTCATTCAAAGGAAGAAGATGCGGCACACCGCCAGCATTTATTACAGCATTGATATAGGAAACATCAACGTAGG contains:
- the glmM gene encoding phosphoglucosamine mutase, which codes for MARKYFGTDGMRGEANKDLTIDLVTNLGLALGYYLKKRRKKAGKPKVILGTDTRISGYMIRSALTAGLNSMGVNIDFVGVLPTPGVCYLTRKLKADAGIMISASHNPVKDNGIKIFSQNGYKLPDSVEEELEQLMEKKDELLKHQVPGDDLGRFKYVEDDMRIYLDYLTSTVKTNFSKLRIVIDTANGAAYRVASKVFQSLGADVIVINNIPNGKNINVNCGSTHPELLQEVVKVYKADLGLAYDGDADRLIAVDNTGAIINGDLIIAIIAEYMKKRGLLNDNKVVTTVLSNMGFEKYLDEKGIGLIRANVGDRYVLEKMKEYGLNIGGEQSGHILMLDYNTTGDGVLSSIQLVAAVLESGKTLRELVKGIELWPQDSKNIFVAKEKKATWETNKDLIDFIKAKEKEIAGKGRILVRASGTESLIRVMVEAESQEIVDKYVAELSKKVEETLC
- a CDS encoding gamma-glutamyl-gamma-aminobutyrate hydrolase family protein; protein product: MKKPVIGISSNILGLEKGLFAGYKRAYVDVSYINAVINAGGVPHLLPLNEHEDIIEEFVKNVDGIILTGGNDVFPLLYGEEPKEKLGEIFPERDKFDSLLIRYAITYKKPIFGICRGMQIANVECGGSLHQDLSYNENVTIKHFQKARAHTPTHSITVASNCFLSDIYPEGIGFINSYHHQTINKLAQGFVVTAKSADGVIEAIENISDEIFIVGVQWHPEMMAINDETAQKLFEKFVNEVNLRKKN